From one Lotus japonicus ecotype B-129 chromosome 3, LjGifu_v1.2 genomic stretch:
- the LOC130745601 gene encoding regulator of nonsense transcripts UPF3: MKVRSERERTKVVIRHLPPSLTHSDLIQQIDNHFASRYNWFSFRPGNTSHKHQRYSRAYIDFKHPNDVFEFAEFFHGHVFVNEKGAQHKALVEYAPSQRVPKPGTKKDGREGSIYKDPDYLEFLKLIAKPEEHLPSAEIQLERREAEQAGANKEPPVVTPLMEYVRQKRALGSGVQVSSAATKISRRARAALPGKPGSGNAKRGSEKKKYVQKDNAKIANRKELRDKSAFIAVPRREDQSAESSAKGTSEIETLHGIEGPISGIPLTSDSGKKKILLLKGKQREIPNAAEGMVKQQNVQSGSSLVSTSAKQTQRREGSGRLIRSILQNNEPRQSQSASGTQPKIQILTSENGKRPPRPFISRSGLSDQVSSHDAGQVNSEGDSKRVSDEKFIKRDLHGSGSVSEKTERRTRNKDRPDRGVWAPLRRSDVSHSGNEHPSSSWSQTTLSNPESVEGEVKESVPSGNRSPEFSASAVGRGSPSVENGSQRNFTRRGASYIVKDEGAVSLSEGKPSKKGVAGNSAHEKQVWVQKSSSGS; this comes from the exons atgaaggttcgTTCGGAAAGGGAAAGAACCAAAGTGGTGATTAGGCATTTACCTCCATCTCTCACTCATTCTGATCTCATCCAACAAATCGATAACCACTTCGCTTCTCGCTACAATTGGTTCTCTTTTCGCCCCGGCAACACCAG TCACAAGCATCAGAGATATTCCCGAGCTTATATTGACTTCAAGCACCCTAATGATGTTTTCGAGTTCGCTGAATTCTTTCATGGCCATGTTTTTGTGAAcgaaaaag GTGCCCAGCATAAAGCATTGGTTGAGTACGCACCTTCTCAACGTGTTCCGAAGCCAGGTACCAAAAAGGATGGTCGTGAAGGGTCTATATACAAAG ATCCAGACTATCTTGAGTTCCTCAAACTCATTGCAAAACCTGAAGAACATCTTCCTAGCGCAGAAATACAATTGGAAAGAAGGGAAGCTGAGCAAGCCG GGGCTAACAAGGAACCACCCGTTGTCACACCCCTTATGGAATATGTTCGTCAGAAACGTGCTCTTGGTAGTGGTGTGCAG GTTTCATCAGCAGCAACAAAAATTAGCAGAAGAGCTAGAGCTGCTTTGCCAGGCAAGCCTGGCTCTGGTAATGCTAAACGGGGATCTGAGAAGAAAAAG TATGTTCAGAAGGACAATGCCAAGATTGCTAATCGGAAAGAGTTGCGAGACAAGTCAGCCTTTATTGCGGTACCGCGCCGAGAGGATCAATCTGCTGAATCAAGTGCGAAAGGAACTTCTGAAATTGAAACTT TGCATGGCATTGAAGGTCCCATTTCTGGAATTCCACTGACTTCTGACTcgggaaagaaaaaaattcttctTCTGAAAGGAAAACAGCGTGAAATTCCAAAT GCCGCTGAAGGTATGGTAAAACAGCAAAATGTACAATCTGGAAGTTCTCTAGTTTCAACATCTGCAAAACAGACCCAAAGGCGTGAAGGTAGTGGAAGATTGATCAGAAGCATACTTCAAAATAATGAACCTCGTCAAAGTCAGTCTGCATCTGGTACACAACCTAAGATTCAAATCTTAACTTCTGAGAATGGGAAACGACCACCTCGTCCTTTCATTTCAAGGTCTGGGTTAAGTGATCAAGTCTCTAGTCATGATGCTGGGCAAGTTAATTCTGAAGGAGATTCTAAAAGGGTTTCGGATGAAAAGTTCATAAAAAGAGATCTGCATGGTTCAGGTAGTGTCAGTGAGAAAACAGAAAGACGTACTAGAAACAAGGATAGACCTGATCGTGGTGTTTGGGCACCTCTTCGTCGTTCTGATGTTTCACATTCTGGTAATGAGCACCCATCATCCTCATGGTCGCAAACTACTCTGTCAAATCCTGAATCAGTTGAAG GAGAAGTAAAAGAAAGTGTTCCTTCAGGAAATAGGAGTCCAGAATTCTCAGCTTCTGCAGTTGGGCGTGGCAGTCCTTCTGTTGAGAATG GTTCTCAAAGAAATTTTACTCGCCGTGGAGCTTCCTATATAGTGAAGGATGAAGGTGCAGTGAGTTTGAGTGAAGGTAAACCTTCCAAGAAAGGTGTTGCTGGGAATAGTGCTCATGAG AAACAAGTTTGGGTACAGAAATCATCTTCCGGGTCTTAA
- the LOC130745603 gene encoding putative methylesterase 12, chloroplastic, whose amino-acid sequence MGNRFVCMTKKDSKEIGSRSKRMGGGGRSQRKMMTEEDLHLQALSMALQQHQLSQRFEGSMSRRIGSTSSRRRTLPDSVPVNNKQVPEDLENIKIKKFVLIHGEGFGAWCWYKTVASLEEAGLLPVALDLTGSGIDLTDTNSVTTLAEYSKPLTVYLENLPEDEKVILVGHSIGGACISYALEHYPQKISKAIFLCATMVTDGQRPFDVFAEQLGSAERFMEESKFLIYGNGKEKPPTGFMFEKEQMKGLYFNQSPTKDIALAMVSMRHSPLGPIMEKLCLSPDKYGAGRRFYIQTLDDRALSPDVQEKLVRENPPEGVYKIKGSDHCPFFSKPQSLHKILVEIAQIP is encoded by the exons ATGGGTAATCGTTTTGTGTGCATGACGAAGAAGGACTCCAAAGAGATTGGATCCAGAAGCAAGAgaatgggtggtggtggtagatcacagaggaagatgatgactgaagaagactTGCATCTTCAAGCACTTTCCATGGCCCTTCAGCAGCATCAATTGTCTCAGAGGTTTGAAGGTTCCATGTCTAGGAGAATTGGTTCCACTAGCTCTAGAAGGAGAACTTTACCTGATTCAGTTCCAGTCAACAACAAGCAG GTTCCAGAAGATCTGGAGAACATTAAAATAAAGAAGTTTGTATTAATCCATGGAGAAGGTTTTGGAGCATGGTGTTGGTACAAGACTGTTGCCTCTCTAGAAGAAGCAGGACTGCTTCCTGTTGCCTTAGATCTTACAGGTTCTGGAATTGATCTCACAGACACCAACAGTGTCACTACATTGGCAGAATATTCAAAACCTTTAACTGTTTATCTTGAAAACCTTCCTGAAGATGAAAAG GTTATTCTTGTTGGTCATAGCATTGGTGGTGCTTGCATTTCTTACGCGTTGGAGCATTATCCACAGAAGATCTCAAAAGCAATTTTCCTGTGTGCTACAATGGTGACCGATGGCCAAAGGCCTTTTGATGTTTTTGCTGAACAG CTAGGATCTGCTGAACGTTTTATGGAAGAATCGAAGTTTCTGATATATGGGAATGGTAAAGAAAAGCCCCCAACAGGatttatgtttgagaaagaGCAGATGAAAGGGTTATATTTTAACCAATCCCCAACAAAG GATATTGCTTTAGCCATGGTTTCAATGAGACATAGCCCTCTTGGTCCAATCATGGAGAAGCTGTGTTTATCTCCTGACAAATATGGTGCTGGCCGCCGATTTTACATTCAAACCCTCGATGATCGTGCGCTTTCACCGGATGTGCAAGAGAAGCTAGTGAGGGAAAACCCACCTGAGGGAGTTTACAAAATCAAAGGCAGTGATCACTGTCCATTCTTCTCTAAGCCACAATCTCTCCACAAAATTTTGGTGGAAATAGCTCAAATTCCATAG